TCACACCAAAGTGGAGATAAAACCGCAGGTGGACAAATACACCGTCGATGGAAGAGACATTCTCCTTCTAGCGGAAGGGAGATTGGTTAATCTTGGATGCGCCACGGGTCACCCGTCTTTTGTAATGTCCAATTCATTTACCAATCAGGTGATAGCCCAAATGGAGTTGTGGCAGCACCATGGAAAATATGACAATCAGGTCTATACCTTGCCTAAACATCTGGATGAGCAGGTAGCTAGACTGCATCTTGAAAAAATTGGTGTAGAACTTGAAGTTCTGGAAGACCATCAGGCGCAATACATTGGCGTAACCAAGGAAGGTCCCTACAAACCAGAATATTACAGATACTAATCTTATTGTGCGATACAACATCAATTATCCGCGGCAGAGCAATTTGTTGCGGATTTTTTTTATTTTTTATCTGGCATTGGGCTTATTATCTTTTGCCAGTGACCTTGGATGCTTGAAGGCACAAAAAAGATGGATTCAAGTTGCAGATAGTTCTCATTCAGGAAGGGTTTATCTCGCTGCGGGCTTGTCTGCACTTAGCTATTCGGCTTTTTCGGTGGGCCTGTACCATGCCTGGTACAAAGACTTTCACACGGGTCGATTTAGAAGTTTTAATGACTGGGCTGAATGGAGGTATATGGATAAATTGGGACATTTATATTCCGGATACTTTCAAAGCGATTTGATTTATCAGCTTGCAAGATGGACAGGTCAATCGAAAGAGACTTCGATTTGGACAGGAATGGGTGTTTCCTTGCTTTTTTTGAGCACTGTTGAAGTGTACGATGGATTTAGTCGGGCTTGGGGTTTTTCATGGACCGATGTATCTGCAAATGTGCTTGGTGTTGGATTCTTTGGGCTGCAACAGGCAGTTTTTGATAGGCAGATAGCCAGCATAAAATTTTCTGCTCCGGCTACCTGCTATCCGATGGAGAAATTGATTTCAGAAAGGCGAAAAAAATTATTTGGCAACAACATGGCTCAAATCGTTCTAAAAGATTACAACCGTCAAATTTATTGGTTGTCTTTTCATCCTGGCAAGTGGGTTTCACCAATCCCCTGGCTAAACCTGGCCATTGGTTATGGAGCAGAGGGTTTGTATGGAGGATTTCAAAACAGGTGGACGGAAGCCGATGGTTCTGAAATCAGACTGGATCCATCCATGTATCCAAGGTACTCTCAAATCTACTTTTCTTTGGATCTAAATCTGAAAAAGATACCGATCAAAAATCCATGGTGGAGAAGCTTCTTGAGCATGGTTCAGGTAGTCAAAATTCCAGCGCCTGCATTAGAGTTCAATACCTTGGGACAAATCAGGGCGCATTGGTGGAAATGAATTTTTTCCATTCCTAAATTTATCTTAATGTTGAATGGAATAGGTAGTTTAAAAGGTATTCGTATTAATTTTGCAAGGCAAAATTTCATTGTTTGTATCATTGAACTCATTTTTAAAAATCGAAAAACTGGTATGCGAAAAAATTTTATAATAGTCGACAAGGTTAATTTGTCTTTCTTTTTAATGTTTTTTTATCTGTTCTGTCAAAGGCCGGAAGCAAGAGCACAAACAGACAGCTGTCATTTGAGATTTGAAATTAAAGGTGGAACAGCAGGCAAGGTAAAATTGATAGGGGTTTTTGCAGATCAGAATTACATTGCCGATTCTACCATGATGAATGAATTGGGACAGTTTGAATTTAAAAGAAAATCACCTTTGAAGCCAGGATATTTTTACATCATATTGCCCGACTATACCAATTTTCACATGATGGTTGATCGTGAGCAGCATTTTAGCATGAAAGCTGAAAAGCCAGATCTGATTAACAGCATGAAGGTGGAAGGATCGCTGGACAATGTACTGCTGTACGAATCTTTAAAACTACAACAGATGCATGACCAGCGCATTGATTCGATCAATCAATATAAGAAAAACAACGAAGGGGTTGAGTCCACGCAAAAATTAGTAGATGAGGCATTTAAGAAAATCAACGACGAGAGAAAGGAACATGTTAAACTATTGCTATCAAAATACCCCAATTCTTTTTTTACCAAATTTAAGTCTGCTGGACAGAATCCTGATTTGGTCGAAGTTTTTAATGAAAAAGGAGAGCCAGATCGCAATGTGCAGCTACAATATTTTAAAGCTCAGTTTTGGGACAATGTGGATATGTCGGATCCCAGATTAATTTATACACCCGTCATTGTCAACAAGCTCAACAAATATATTGTGGATTTTACGGTTCAGCATCCAGATTCTATTATAAAATATGCGGATCTGATCATTCAAAAATCTTTTGCCAACAAAGAGATGTTTCAATTTGTCAGCAATTGGATCGCTTTAAAGTATCAGCCTACCAAGACGAAAGTAATGGATGGCGAGGCTGTTTACGTTCACATTATTGACAAATATTTTACCAAAGAGAATGCCTACTGGTTGGATTCTGTTGAGCTGGGTAAACTTAGGAAGAAGGCGTGGGAAATGCAGGCAAGCCTGCTCAACCGCAAGGGTCCGGATGTGGTATCTGTAGATCCAATGGGTCAGACGAAATCCATTTATGAAATCAAAAAACCCTATGTGATTGTATACATGTATGATCCAAAATGTGACCATTGTAGGGAAGAGACACCCAAACTCAGAAAATTTTATCAGGAGTGGAAGGATAAGGTGGAAGTATTTGCAATTGCCCTCCAAACCAACGATCAGGAATGGAAAGAATTTTTGGAAAAGTATGCCATCAAAGATTGGACCAATGTTTATGACCCAACCAACCGATCTATTTATGCCAAGTATTGGGTGGACATCACTCCAGAAATGTATGTTCTGAATAAAGAAAGAAAAATCATCGGTAAAAATTTAAAAACCGATCAACTGAGTTTTATTATCAACAAGGATTTGGGAATTCAGGAATAGTGGTTGGATTGCAGAAAATATTTTTTGAAACAATCTGGTTTCCCAATAAATAATCCCAAGTTGTTTATTGAAGGCTCTAATATTATCTAAATTGGCTTCAAAATGAGAACTTTTCATTGTAATTGATTCGTCCGCTTTGCACCATGAAAACTTCTCATCAAAAGCCTTCGTGGTATTTCCATTTTCGCTATCATACCACACTCCAATGCATCATTTGGAATAATGAATTTTCTCAAAATCCCATTTCGATGATATTCACTTTGACCTATCCATCAATTAATAGACGAAGGCAAAGCACATCAACATTTTAATCCAAATGGTTTGAATAAAAATCTGCCTACCAATGATTAATAAAGGGGGGTGGAAATGTATTTAGTTGTGGACTTTCAAACTGGGAAAACAGGCGTTAGTTTTCCAAAATTGCCAGCTCATCGTACATCCTGTAGTGCTTTGAAATCATACTTTTCAAAGCTTTCCTGGCAAAAAAGATTCTGCTCTTTACAGTGCCAAGTGGCAATTTGAGTTCATCGGCAATTTCCTGATATTTGTAACCGTGGAAATATCTCAGGAAAGGTATTTTTAAAGAGTCGTCCAGACTCTCGACCATTCCATTCAACTCATCCATCATTATGTCAGATTCAGCGCTGTTGAGGATTGAATTATTAATGGAATTGAGATAATATTGATTTTCACTATTGTCACTTACAATACCACCTTTTACCTTCCGGCGGTAATTGTTAATGAAGATATTCTTCATGATCGTGATCAGCCAAGCCTTAAAATTGGTGCCGGGCTGAAACTTATCGCGGTTGGACAATGCCCTGAAAGCAGTTTCCTGATAAAGATCTTTGGCATCTTCCATATCTCTGGTCAGACTGAATGCAAAATTGTGCAGAGTCTGTGATTGCTGGTCTAGCGAAGTGTAAAACTCGATCGTGGACATATCTTCTAATAATTTTTCCAAAGGTACCGCATGTTTAATTTTTGGCAAAAAAAACTTAAACAAAAAACAGTTAAAATTTCATTAAAAATCAGTTGAATATTATATTCTGTTGATTTTCAATTTATTCTATACTTACAACGCAAATATACAACAGAATCTTTTGTTGCGGTGAGTTAAATATTTCTCAAGATTGCTTCTTTGATCAAATCATTTTTGGGCTCTATGATAACTATAAATTGCCACTCCTGAAAATAAAATATTGGGAATCCAAACTGAAATCAAAGGACTAAAAACATCACTGTTGGCGATGGTAATGGACAGTTTGGACAGAAAAATAAACACAACCCCCAAAATAACACCAACCGCCAGATGGAGTCCCAGTCCACCCCTTACTTTTCTACTGGCAATGCATGCTCCTATCAGACTTAAGATCAAGGAAGTGAAGGGGTCTGCCGTCCTGCGGTGTTTTTCCACCTCATAACTTCTCGTGATTCCGGAACCTTTAACCAATTCACGCTCAATAAAATGACTCAATTCGGGAGTAGGCATCATGTCTTTTTGGTTTTTAGTGATTACAAAATCTGAGACCAGAAGATTCAGGGAAGTATCCATGCTTTGTCCGGAATAAATTTCAAACCTCTCCATTGTATCCAACATGGTTCGGATTTCATAATCCCTGAGTGTCCACAGATCTGGTGCTGCTTTCCATTTGATGGTCTTGGCCGTGAGAATTTGGATGATTTTGGAACTATCGTACTTTCTCAGCATAAATTGTTGTCCGGAGGAATCAGTCACACTAAAATTGACCACAAAAGCTTCTACCCCGGGTTCTACAAATAAATGGACATTGCGGTCTCTGGTATATACATTGCTTGCTTTGATGTGTTTGTTTTCAAATTCTCTCAAAACCCGATTTCCTTTGGGTACCAAAAGATGATTGGCTCCCAAATGCAAAAGGGTGATGGTCAAAGAAGCCAACATAAATGGTCGCAAAAAACGCTTGAAGGACATACCGGAACCAAACATTGGAATAATCTCTGTTTGATCGGCCATCCTGGATGTAAAATAGATGACAGTTACCAGACTATAAAGTGGGAACAACAAGGAGTTGATCCATGGAATGAAATTAAGGTAATATTGTGTGGTCACTTCCCAGAAACCCAAATTTTTGCTCAAAAATTTTTCGATTCGCTCTGAGACATCAAATACCACAGCGACTACGGATAGCAGCATCATGGTAAAAAAGAAAGTGGTGAAGTACTTCCCCATGATATACCGATCAATTATGGTCAATTTAAATGCTGATAAATTCATTACAATTTACGATTGATCAAAGAGATAGTTTTTAATTTCCAGGGAATATATTGATCGGTGAGAATTTGTTCCCTTGCCGATTTCATCAATTGCAAATAGAAACTTAGATTTTGAATGCTCGCAAGTTGCGCGCCGAGTATTTCTGACACCATGAAAAGATGCCGTAGATAAGCTTTCGTGTGCGTCCGGCTTGTTTCAGCCATCGAATTTGGGTCGATGGGATTGAAATCATCTTTCCACTTTTGGTTGCGAATATGCACAGTACCTTCGGAGGTATATAGTATTCCATGCCGAGCATTGCGAGTGGGCAATACACAATCAAACAGATCAATCCCGAGCCCAATGCACTCCAGAAGATTGGCAGGAGTACCTACACCCATAAGGTACCTTCCTCTGTCGATGGGCATATTGGATGTAGCCACCTCGGTCATTCTATATAATTCCTCTTCGGGTTCCCCTACAGACAAACCACCAATGGCATAAAGTGGGCTATCAAATTGGGCGTTGAATTCACTGGATGCTTTTCTTAAATCTTCGAAGAGGGAGCCTTGTGAGATGGGTACGAATATCTGCTTTTTTCCATAGAGTTCTGAGGTCTCTTCAAAACGTTTGTATCCTCTTTCAAGCCAGTCATTGGTTAGTTTCAATGATTTTTGTGCGTATTTTCTGTCGCAGGGATAGGGAGTGCATTCATCCAATGCCATCATAATATCTGAGCCGAGGGTTCTCTGAATATCCACCACAGATTCCGGGGAGAAAAAATGGCTGCTACCATCAATGTGAGATTGAAATTTAACTCCTTCCGGGGTGATTTTACGCCGACTGCTTAACGAATACACCTGGTATCCACCACTGTCTGTCAGAATAGGTTTATCCCAAGCCATAAATGAATGTAAGCCTCCGGCGGACCGCATTATGTCCATACCCGGCCGTAAATAAAGATGATAAGTATTCCCCAAAATAATTTGGGCCTTGATCACCTCATCCAATTCTTTTTGATGCACAGCCTTAACGGTTGCTGATGTTCCAACAGGCATGAATAAAGGAGTCTGGAGATCTCCCCTATCGGTTTTCAAAATCCCTGCCCGGGCATTGGAATGCTGATCCTGATGTATTTTAGTAAATAAGGTCATTTGCCTTTCGATTGGAATTTTAAAAAAATACCCAACATCAGAGAAAAGACCATTAAGGAGGATCCGCCTTTGCTAATAAATGGCAGTGGTATCCCAATGATGGGAACCAAGCCCATCGTCATTCCAATGTTGATGATCACATGGAAGCCTAAAAATCCTGCCAGAGCCATACCAAAACATGAGCCAAATTTGTATTCCATTTGTACGCTGTGGGCAAAGATTCTCCAAATCAAAACTAAAAATAAGATCATCACCGCAGCACTGCCAATAAAACCGTGTTCTTCACCGATTGTGCTGAAAATAAAATCCGTTGATTGCTCAGGAACATACTTCAGTTTTGTCATATTGCCATTCAGAAAACCCTTTCCAAAAACTCCTCCTGAACCAATGGCTACTTTGGATTGCAATAAATTGTACAGAGAACCTCTGGGATCGCATTCTGAAGGTTTTAGCCAAACTTTTATTCTTTCTTGCTGATGTGGCTTTAGTCCATTGTAAATGCTGTTACTGCCAAAACCAAATCCCACCAAGCCAATTGCAAACATAGGCAACATGATCGCCAGTTTCTCTTGTTTCGCCCGCCACAGAAGGACCAGAGAGAAAGTCAGAGCAATCAGCAAAAACCAAATACCCTGAGAAACTCCAAATTGGTAAGTCAGATAAACCCCTATTCCCATTAGCAAGATTGCCAACAAATAGTGATATCTGTATAGTCTCAGGTAATACCAGCTAAACCCAAAACTTAATAATAAAATTGAAAACAAAATCCACTCAATGGGAAAAAGGACGGTGCCGACAAAAATGGCAATCAGAAGAATGGCCGCAATAAGGTAAATTGCGTTTAAGCCCTCCAGAAATAGCAATAAGAACAACGAAAAAAAAGTAATGAGTGAGCCTGCATCCGGTTGGATCAGGATCAATAAACATGGAGTGAATATAATTAATAGCGCGTAGGACTGATACTTAATTTCTGTCAGTTTGACTTTAAAATAACTTAAATAGCTGGACAGCGCGAGAGCGGTGGACAATTTAGAGAATTCCGAGGGTTGGAATGAAAATCCACCGAAATTAAACCAGGCTTTTGCCCCCTTGACTTCTGAACCAATAAAAAGAACCAGGATCAAAAGAAAAAGACTGATCCCATAGAACAAATAAGCAAAAGTGTGCCAGAATTTACCATCTACAGAAAGTCCGATGAAAAACAAAACCAGGGCAAAAAAAATGTAAACAGTTTGTTTGACGATGGGCACTTGAAAATCCAAAAAGTCCAATTGGTCATTGTAAATATTGGTAGCAGAATATTGAGCTACCCAACCAATCAGCAAAAGACTCGCATACACAGCGGGTATTATCCAATCAGTCTTTATACCTTTCAGCCTTGCCATGTATGCATCTTGGTTTTGGTACTTAGAAAATAGATATTTTCTAAAGAACTAATGAATTTCTGAATATTCAATTTTATGATCAATGCTGATAAAAGCTGTACTGAATTTTTTCTTCACCTGATCCAATGCGGCCATCGCTTCGCTTCGGTTTAAAAAGGCACCTGCTATCAACTTATAATAGGGTTCTTTGTATTCCCATTTAAACTTGTAGCTGAAATTTTTTTGAAATTGTGTTTTCGTATCTTCCATCTGCCTTCTGTCAGCTGTTGAAATTACGGTTATCCTCCAACCAGAGACATGGGTTATGCTTTTGTTGATGCGGATGTATTGATTAAAGAGTGTAGTAACATCCTGATCAGCTTCAATTTTCACGGAATGTTGTCCAAAAATTGGACTGTGAGTAAGATTTATTGTCCAGACAAATAAAAAGATCGACCATTTCATATTTATAAAATTTTATCCAGCGGTTGGAAAACGCACAACCCGGGTTTGAGATTACTAAGAAATGCCTTCTCCATGACAATTTTTATATTTGCGCCCACTGCCACAAGGACAAGGGTCGTTTCGTCCAATTTTTGGACTGGAATTCCGAACGGTTTGCACCTGAGGTATCAGCTCTCTACCTGCTTGCTCTGCTGCTCTTCTCATCCTTTCCTCTTCTGCTGAACGGTTGGTTTGTGTGCGGCTGAGATCTGTTTTTTGCGGTTTTGCTTCCTGTACTCCTTGGTTATTGTTGACCGCTAGTTTGCCCCGTGATAAATAAGACGTGATTTCTTTGTTCATTTTATGGACCAGAGTTTCAAATAGTTTATAGGCCTCCATTTTATAGATAACCAGTGGGTCTTTTTGTTCAAAAGAAGCAGCCTGAACGGATTCTTTTAGTTCATCCATATTGCGCAGGTGTTCTTTCCATTGGGAGTCAAGAATACTTAGCGCTACAGATCTTTCAATATCCCTCATTATACTGTAACCCTTTGTTTTTACAGCTTTCTCAAGATCTGCCGCCAAAGGGAGTGATTCTCTGGATTCATCTACAAAAGGAATCATGATTCTTTGATACCTGTGACCTTCGGTCTTGTGAACTTCAACAATATAAGGTAACAGAACGTCTTTGATCTGATTTTCTTTTTTGTGATAGAACTCGTAAAATTGTTTTCTAAATTCTTGTTGTACTTCACTCACTGAGCTTTCTCTGAAATAAGCCTCATCGATTTCAGGAGAAAATCCAAGAATACTGATAGAATCATTGACAAATCCCTCTGGATCCACTGTGGATTTATGATAAGCCACAATGTGATCCAATGTTGAATTGAACATATAACTCAGGTCCACTGCCAAGCGATCACCGTGTAATGCGTGATCTCTTTTTTTATAGATGGCTTCCCGTTGAATGTTCATCACATCATCGTATTCCAGAAGGCGCTTGCGCATTCCAAAATTGTTTTCTTCCACCTTTTTTTGAGCCCTTTCAATAGATTTGGTGACCATGCTATGTTGCATCACCTCTCCTTCTTTGTGACCTAATTTGTCCATAATGGAAGTAATGCGATCTGAATTGAATAGACGCATCAAATTGTCTTCAAACGACACAAAAAATTGAGATGAACCAGGGTCCCCCTGTCGTCCGGATCTACCGCGCAACTGGCGATCGACCCTGCGGGATTCATGTCTTTCGGTACCAATGATGGCCAGCCCTCCCGCTTTTTTAACTTCTTCTCCAATTTTAATATCCGTACCTCTACCCGCCATGTTGGTGGCAATGGTGACTTTACCAGGATTTCCTGCCTCAGAGACGATTTCCGCTTCGCGCTGATGTTGTTTTGCGTTCAGAACATTGTGGGAGATACCCCTCAGTTGCAGCATTCTGGATAATTTTTCAGAAATATCTACAGAAGTGGTACCCACCAGAACAGGCCTTCCTGCATTGGTGCAAACTTCAATTTCATCTATTACCGCGTTGAATTTTTCACGGGCAGTTTTATAGACAAGGTCTTCGCGGTCGTCCCGGATTACCGGTTTGTTGGTGGGAATAACCACCACATCTAATTTATAAATTTGCCAGAATTCTCCTGCCTCTGTTTCTGCAGTTCCAGTCATACCCGCCAATTTGTGGTACATTCTAAAATAATTCTGCAGAGTAACTGTCGCATAAGTCTGGGTCAATTCTCCCACCTTTACATTTTCTTTTGCCTCGATGGCCTGATGCAAACCATCGGAATAACGACGACCTTCAAGGATACGACCTGTACCCTCATCTACGATTTTGACTTCACCGTCCATCACAACGTACTCTTCGTCTTTTTCAAAAATGGTGTATGCTTTCAGCAATTGGCTGACGCAGTGAAGCCTTTGTGATTTGACTGCAAAGTCATCTAAAATTTTAGCCTTTCTCTCCGTTTTTTCTTCTTTGCTCAGGTTTTCCTGCAAATCAATCTGATGAAGAGATTCTGATAAATCCGGAATCAAATAAAAATTTGGATCCGATTCACCGATTGCCATGAATTCTTCACCTCTTGGGGTTAATTCAACCTGCCTGTTTTTCTCATCTATCGTGAAAAGAAGCGGTTCATCCGCTATTTTCATATTGCGGGATTGCTCCTGCATGTAATAGTTTTCTGTTTTTTGGAGAATGTTTCGGATTCCGTCTTCACTGAGAAATTTGATCAATGGCCTTGATTTCGGTAAGGAGCGATACGCTCTGAATAGTGCGAGCCCGCCTTCTCCTTCATTGTATCCTGTACTCCCATCATTGATCAGTTTTCTCGCATCATTGAGAAACTGACTACTGATTCTTTTTTGTTCGCTGTAAAGTCTTTCGACCTTTGGCTTCAATTTGTTGTATTCCTCACTCTCTTCATCCTGATCCACCGGTCCCGAAATAATCAAAGGAGTTCTGGCGTCATCAATCAAAACACTATCCACCTCATCCACCATTGCGTAATGGTGTTTGATTTGAACCTTTTCATCAATGGATCTCACCATGTTGTCCCTGAGATAATCAAATCCAAATTCATTGTTTGTACCGTAGGTGATATCGCATTCGTATGCATTTCTGCGTTGGGGAGAGTGCGGTTTGTATTTATCGATGCAATCTACGGTCAGATGGAGAAATTCAAACAAAGGTCCAACCCATTCTGAGTCCCTCCTTGCCAGATAATCATTGACAGTGACGACATGTACACCATTTCCGGTCAGTCCATTGAGATAGGCTGGAAGGGTAGCCACAAGGGTTTTTCCCTCACCGGTGCCCATTTCAGCAATTTTTCCTTCATGGAGGGCCATACCACCAATCAACTGTACATCGTAATGCACCATGTTCCAAACAATATCTCCTCCAGCCGCAGACCAGCGGTTGCGATAAATGGCCTTGTCACCATCCAGGTCAACAAAAGCTCTGGAAACGGAAAGTGATCGGTCTCTGTCAGTCGCATTGACCACGATCTGTTCATTTTCAGAAAAACGGCGTGCGGCTTCTTTAACCACGGCAAAGGCCTCCGGTAAGATTTCTTTTAGAATTTCTTCCTGCAGACTGTCTCTTTCTTTAATTTTTAGATCGATTTCAACATACAAGGCTTCTTTATCGTGAATGTCTGCCTCTTCATCGGCCTTCGTTTTCAAAGTTTCGATTTCGCCATCAATTCCTTCCAGGTAGGATTTGATTCTGGCTCTGAATTCATGTGTTTTATTGCGCAATTCGTCATGGGATAGCTCGGTATATTCTTGTTGGAAGGCATGGATGCTAGGCAGCAATAGGCTGTAGCTTTTTACATCTTTTTCTTGCTTGGTTCCAAATACTTTTTTCAGAAAATTAAACATGGTCGAAAATCAAATTAAGTGGGCAAAATTAATGGAATATCGGGGTTTTGGATCAATAAATCAATCACAAACCATACCATACAATCAAATCATGACAATCTGACAGGGAAGATTAATAGGTCGCCAAATTTTCGAATTAAAGTAGGTTCAAGAAATTTTGCCAGTAGTCCCAAAGAAAAGTTTAATATTTCTCTAAATCCATTGACAAAATTGCTTTCTGAACGTTATTATCCTTATTTCCGATCCACCAATTTCCATCTGGAAAGGAAAGCTTTTAGTACATTTGCAGGCTTTTAACAAAAAAACAATATTTTATGACTTTAGTAAGAACTCAATGGATTGTAATGTTTCTTTTTTCCTTGACCATTCCTTCATTTGGTCAGGCTCCGCCATGGAAAAGCATCCAATTGAATCAAATTGAACAGCAGAGGGTCCATCAGGATCCATCCTGGTCAAAAATTTCAAAATTTCAGACTTTTGAGCTCAATTTTAATGATTTAAGAGAATTTCTTACTACACAGGTACCTTTTGAAAATACCGATGGCCGAACCGCTTCAATTGGTTTGCCCAATCATCTGGGAGAAGTTTCTATTTATAGAATTATGGAGTCCCCGGTTATGGAAGCAGAACTGGCTGCTAAATATCCTCAGATCCGCACTTTTAAAGGAACGAATGGTCAGAATTATATGAGGTTGATTATTACGGATCAATGGATGAAAGCTTATATTTTAAGTCCGGAAGGAGATATTCTTCTTGAACCATTGAGTAAATTCAACCAAAACCATTTTGGTGTTTATCACGCCAACGCGATACAGTTGGATCCTTCCAGCCCAAGTCATTTCTGTGGTGAGTCTGGATCTTCCGTTATGGCCAGACGCTCTCAAATACAGCGCGAGCGCCTGGATCAGGAGCCAGTCTTGCAGCAAATGATGGGTGCAGACCCTGTTGTCCTCCACAAATACCGCATTGCGATTTCCTGTACCGGAGAGTGGGGTGCTGATCCCCAAAGAGGCGGTGGTACCAAAGAGACTGCACTTGCTAAAATGGCGGATGCCTTGACTTATGCCAATGCCGTCTATGAGAAAGATTTTGCCATACATCTGGATTTGGTAGCCAGAAACGATTTACTTATTTTTCTAAATGCCAATACGGATCCGTTCGAAAATTCGGACGTAGGAAGAGCGTTACTTGGCCAAAATACAGCGGTGGTTAATCCCATCATTACTCCAGGATTTTATGAATTTGGCCACATCTTTACCAACGATTGTGTGGATGTTGGAGGAATTGCCTCATTGGGCTCGGTATGTAGCAGCCAAAACAGGGCTGCTGGAGTGACTTGCTGGTATACTACAGATGTAGCTTATGTAGCACTTCGCATATTCTGTCATGAAATGGGCCATCAATTTTCTGCCAATCACACTTTTTCAAATTGCAATGGCAATGAAAGCAATTCCAGGTATGAGCCGGGTGGAGGTACAACGATTATGTCATATAGTGGTTTGTGCGGAAATTTGAA
This window of the Saprospiraceae bacterium genome carries:
- the rodA gene encoding rod shape-determining protein RodA, which translates into the protein MARLKGIKTDWIIPAVYASLLLIGWVAQYSATNIYNDQLDFLDFQVPIVKQTVYIFFALVLFFIGLSVDGKFWHTFAYLFYGISLFLLILVLFIGSEVKGAKAWFNFGGFSFQPSEFSKLSTALALSSYLSYFKVKLTEIKYQSYALLIIFTPCLLILIQPDAGSLITFFSLFLLLFLEGLNAIYLIAAILLIAIFVGTVLFPIEWILFSILLLSFGFSWYYLRLYRYHYLLAILLMGIGVYLTYQFGVSQGIWFLLIALTFSLVLLWRAKQEKLAIMLPMFAIGLVGFGFGSNSIYNGLKPHQQERIKVWLKPSECDPRGSLYNLLQSKVAIGSGGVFGKGFLNGNMTKLKYVPEQSTDFIFSTIGEEHGFIGSAAVMILFLVLIWRIFAHSVQMEYKFGSCFGMALAGFLGFHVIINIGMTMGLVPIIGIPLPFISKGGSSLMVFSLMLGIFLKFQSKGK
- a CDS encoding SPOR domain-containing protein, whose amino-acid sequence is MKWSIFLFVWTINLTHSPIFGQHSVKIEADQDVTTLFNQYIRINKSITHVSGWRITVISTADRRQMEDTKTQFQKNFSYKFKWEYKEPYYKLIAGAFLNRSEAMAALDQVKKKFSTAFISIDHKIEYSEIH
- a CDS encoding LptF/LptG family permease; this encodes MNLSAFKLTIIDRYIMGKYFTTFFFTMMLLSVVAVVFDVSERIEKFLSKNLGFWEVTTQYYLNFIPWINSLLFPLYSLVTVIYFTSRMADQTEIIPMFGSGMSFKRFLRPFMLASLTITLLHLGANHLLVPKGNRVLREFENKHIKASNVYTRDRNVHLFVEPGVEAFVVNFSVTDSSGQQFMLRKYDSSKIIQILTAKTIKWKAAPDLWTLRDYEIRTMLDTMERFEIYSGQSMDTSLNLLVSDFVITKNQKDMMPTPELSHFIERELVKGSGITRSYEVEKHRRTADPFTSLILSLIGACIASRKVRGGLGLHLAVGVILGVVFIFLSKLSITIANSDVFSPLISVWIPNILFSGVAIYSYHRAQK
- a CDS encoding RNA polymerase sigma factor, with protein sequence MSTIEFYTSLDQQSQTLHNFAFSLTRDMEDAKDLYQETAFRALSNRDKFQPGTNFKAWLITIMKNIFINNYRRKVKGGIVSDNSENQYYLNSINNSILNSAESDIMMDELNGMVESLDDSLKIPFLRYFHGYKYQEIADELKLPLGTVKSRIFFARKALKSMISKHYRMYDELAILEN
- the tgt gene encoding tRNA guanosine(34) transglycosylase Tgt, with protein sequence MTLFTKIHQDQHSNARAGILKTDRGDLQTPLFMPVGTSATVKAVHQKELDEVIKAQIILGNTYHLYLRPGMDIMRSAGGLHSFMAWDKPILTDSGGYQVYSLSSRRKITPEGVKFQSHIDGSSHFFSPESVVDIQRTLGSDIMMALDECTPYPCDRKYAQKSLKLTNDWLERGYKRFEETSELYGKKQIFVPISQGSLFEDLRKASSEFNAQFDSPLYAIGGLSVGEPEEELYRMTEVATSNMPIDRGRYLMGVGTPANLLECIGLGIDLFDCVLPTRNARHGILYTSEGTVHIRNQKWKDDFNPIDPNSMAETSRTHTKAYLRHLFMVSEILGAQLASIQNLSFYLQLMKSAREQILTDQYIPWKLKTISLINRKL
- a CDS encoding redoxin domain-containing protein — translated: MLNGIGSLKGIRINFARQNFIVCIIELIFKNRKTGMRKNFIIVDKVNLSFFLMFFYLFCQRPEARAQTDSCHLRFEIKGGTAGKVKLIGVFADQNYIADSTMMNELGQFEFKRKSPLKPGYFYIILPDYTNFHMMVDREQHFSMKAEKPDLINSMKVEGSLDNVLLYESLKLQQMHDQRIDSINQYKKNNEGVESTQKLVDEAFKKINDERKEHVKLLLSKYPNSFFTKFKSAGQNPDLVEVFNEKGEPDRNVQLQYFKAQFWDNVDMSDPRLIYTPVIVNKLNKYIVDFTVQHPDSIIKYADLIIQKSFANKEMFQFVSNWIALKYQPTKTKVMDGEAVYVHIIDKYFTKENAYWLDSVELGKLRKKAWEMQASLLNRKGPDVVSVDPMGQTKSIYEIKKPYVIVYMYDPKCDHCREETPKLRKFYQEWKDKVEVFAIALQTNDQEWKEFLEKYAIKDWTNVYDPTNRSIYAKYWVDITPEMYVLNKERKIIGKNLKTDQLSFIINKDLGIQE
- a CDS encoding DUF2279 domain-containing protein; its protein translation is MKAQKRWIQVADSSHSGRVYLAAGLSALSYSAFSVGLYHAWYKDFHTGRFRSFNDWAEWRYMDKLGHLYSGYFQSDLIYQLARWTGQSKETSIWTGMGVSLLFLSTVEVYDGFSRAWGFSWTDVSANVLGVGFFGLQQAVFDRQIASIKFSAPATCYPMEKLISERRKKLFGNNMAQIVLKDYNRQIYWLSFHPGKWVSPIPWLNLAIGYGAEGLYGGFQNRWTEADGSEIRLDPSMYPRYSQIYFSLDLNLKKIPIKNPWWRSFLSMVQVVKIPAPALEFNTLGQIRAHWWK